From a region of the Impatiens glandulifera chromosome 4, dImpGla2.1, whole genome shotgun sequence genome:
- the LOC124935525 gene encoding serine carboxypeptidase 1-like, translated as MGLQHFLVGLVFVSQLFAQEHGGNLYNYSLEKLLRARRQSKNINSNEIHTTFTSDIDTYSPVYVSAQNGLKEADKIVALPGQPYGVTLDQYSGYVTVDPQAGRALFYYFVESKNSSLKPLVLWLNGGPGCSSLGAGAFMELGPFRPNRDGKTLWENKYAWNNVANILFLESPAGVGFSYSNTTSDYDKSGDTRTAKDAYAFLVNWLERFPEYKDRDFFLTGESYAGHYVPQLAQLIQHNNKITNQTIINLKGIAIGNALLDDEAAARGSYESLWRHNLISDEIHYNIMASCNFFDVNSTQKCKDYLHQADKAFGNIYIYDIYAPLCSSPPSSSLGVAYFDPCTGNYVSEYLNLPEVQQSLHANVSGNLSGKWESCNDYIADIWNDMPSTVLPIVQELMDSGISVWIYSGDTDYIISTTTTDFSIDKLNATVKTPWYPWKYQGEVGGYVVEYEKMTFVTIRGAGHLVPSYQPSRALAIFSSFIEGKLPPSI; from the exons atgggtCTTCAACATTTTCTCGTAGGTCTCGTCTTTGTTTCCCAACTTTTTGCTCAAGAGCACGGAGGAAACTTGTACAATTACTCTCTCGAGAAGCTCTTGAGAGCTCGACGACAATCAAAAAACATTAATTCCAATGAGATTCACACTACTTTCACCAGCGATATTGATACGTATTCACCTGTATACGTAAGTGCTCAAAATGGGCTTAAGGAAGCTGATAAGATCGTCGCATTGCCTGGACAACCCTACGGGGTGACCCTTGATCAATACTCGGGTTATGTAACCGTTGATCCTCAAGCCGGAAGAGCGTTGTTTTATTACTTTGTGGAGTCTAAAAATTCATCTCTTAAACCTCTTGTACTTTGGCTAAATGGAG GACCTGGCTGCTCCTCTTTGGGAGCCGGGGCATTTATGGAACTTGGGCCCTTTCGACCGAACCGAGATGGAAAAACATTGTGGGAGAACAAATATGCATGGAACAATG TGGCGAATATTTTGTTCCTTGAGTCACCGGCAGGAGTAGGGTTTTCGTACTCGAATACAACATCTGATTATGATAAGAGCGGAGACACGAGAACGGCTAAGGATGCGTATGCTTTCCTAGTGAATTGGTTGGAAAGGTTTCCCGAGTACAAAGACCGAGATTTCTTCTTAACCGGAGAGAGTTACGCCGGACACTATGTTCCCCAACTAGCTCAACTCATTCAACACAATAACAAGATCACAAATCAAACTATTATCAACTTGAAAGGGATTGCT ATTGGGAATGCATTATTGGACGATGAGGCAGCTGCGAGAGGCAGTTACGAGTCGCTATGGAGACATAACTTGATTTCCGATgaaattcattataatataatgGCAAGTTGCAATTTTTTCGACGTGAATTCAACACAAAAATGCAAGGACTATCTTCACCAAGCAGACAAGGCTTTTGGAAACATCTACATATACGATATTTATGCTCCCTTGTGCTCTTCTCCGCCTTCCTCAAGCCTCGGG GTTGCCTATTTTGATCCATGCACGGGGAATTACGTGAGTGAATACTTGAACCTTCCCGAAGTACAACAATCTCTCCATGCAAATGTCTCGGGCAACCTTTCCGGAAAATGGGAATCTTGCAA CGACTATATTGCTGATATTTGGAATGACATGCCATCGACGGTGTTGCCCATTGTTCAAGAGTTAATGGACAGCGGGATTAGTGTTTGGATATACAG CGGTGACACGGATTATATAATATCAACGACAACAACTGATTTCAGCATAGACAAACTAAATGCGACGGTTAAGACTCCATGGTATCCGTGGAAATACCAAGGAGAG gTTGGTGGTTATGTGGTGGAATACGAGAAAATGACGTTTGTAACTATTAGAGGTGCGGGACATTTAGTACCGAGTTATCAACCTAGTCGTGCTCTAGCTATCTTCTCATCTTTCATTGAGGGGAAACTTCCTCCTTCAATTTAA